A genomic segment from Nodularia sphaerocarpa UHCC 0038 encodes:
- a CDS encoding glycosyltransferase: MLENQILFSVTIPSYNRPQTLTNCLQSLANLDYDHKSFEVIVVDDGSKIPLDTVVLKAFQTQFNLTLISQINAGPATARNTGAKQARGKFLAFLDDDCTPKNNWLQVLESYLIASPDDLIGGCTINAIPENIYATASQALLDYIYASYDNKTKFPQFFTSNNIALSTENFWSVGGFDTNFPLAAAEDREFCDRLLSHNYKIKYAEEAIVYHAHDLTLTTFYLQHFNYGRGAFLFHKIYSQRHPQQKSIQPWSFYLKLLTYPLTKQYSQSAVLLCFLILLSQIATTIGIITEKLLFQKIFNLQQIKNV; encoded by the coding sequence ATGCTAGAAAACCAGATTTTATTCTCAGTCACTATTCCTAGCTACAATCGTCCACAGACATTAACAAATTGCTTGCAATCTCTAGCTAACTTAGATTATGATCATAAATCCTTTGAGGTGATAGTTGTGGATGATGGGAGCAAAATTCCTCTAGATACGGTGGTTCTTAAAGCATTTCAAACTCAGTTTAATCTGACATTAATTTCTCAAATTAATGCAGGCCCAGCAACAGCGAGAAATACAGGTGCAAAGCAAGCACGAGGAAAGTTTTTAGCATTTCTAGATGATGATTGTACACCTAAAAATAATTGGTTGCAGGTTTTAGAAAGTTACTTGATTGCTAGTCCAGATGATTTAATTGGGGGATGTACAATTAATGCAATTCCTGAAAATATTTATGCTACTGCTAGTCAAGCATTGCTAGATTATATTTATGCTAGTTACGATAATAAAACGAAGTTTCCCCAATTTTTTACTTCTAATAACATAGCATTATCCACAGAAAATTTTTGGAGTGTGGGGGGTTTTGATACCAACTTTCCTTTAGCTGCGGCAGAAGATCGGGAGTTTTGCGATCGCCTACTATCTCATAATTATAAAATCAAATATGCAGAAGAAGCAATAGTATATCATGCTCATGATTTAACCTTAACCACTTTTTACCTGCAACATTTTAATTATGGACGTGGTGCATTTTTATTTCACAAAATTTACTCACAACGACATCCCCAACAAAAAAGTATACAGCCTTGGTCATTTTATCTTAAACTATTAACTTATCCTTTAACAAAACAATACTCTCAATCGGCTGTTCTACTTTGTTTCCTGATTTTGCTATCTCAAATTGCCACAACAATTGGTATAATTACAGAAAAATTATTATTTCAAAAAATATTTAACTTACAACAAATCAAGAATGTTTAA
- a CDS encoding NAD(P)/FAD-dependent oxidoreductase, translating into MQDTCSVVIIGAGPAGLTSAHQLVKQGIQPIVLEQADRVGGISRTETYKGYRFDIGGHRFYTKVGEIQQIWIEILGNNFLKVPRLSRIYYNGNFFNYPLELSNALSNLGIVNSFLMLFSYFQAKILPHPVEESFEEWVCNRFGKRLYQTFFKTYTEKVWGIPCTEIRADWAAQRIQGMSLKKAIVDSLVKNNQTKSLIKEFYYPELGPGMMWEKCQEIITNKGGTVHLDTKVNQIYHQDNRIQKITVQQESKTFDLQADYFISSMPVTALILRLYPPAPAPVLQAARSLKYRDFLIVALIIDHADLFPDNWIYIHSPEFKVGRIQNFKNWSPAMVPDSSKTCLGMEYFCSEGDEIWSMSDNDLIKLASQEIVALSLLSKINKSEDATVIRQKKAYPIYDQEYRQHLQVIQDYLKIFDNLQTIGRNGMYRYNNQDHSMLTGLLAAKNILGENHNLWEVNTEHSYYEDFTKQNLS; encoded by the coding sequence TTGCAAGATACTTGTAGTGTGGTAATTATTGGTGCTGGTCCTGCTGGCTTAACATCCGCTCATCAACTAGTTAAGCAAGGCATTCAGCCCATTGTATTAGAACAAGCCGACCGAGTAGGGGGAATTTCCCGTACAGAAACATACAAAGGCTATCGCTTTGATATTGGCGGTCATAGATTTTACACAAAGGTGGGAGAAATTCAGCAAATTTGGATAGAAATCTTGGGGAATAACTTTCTGAAAGTCCCTCGTCTATCCCGCATTTACTATAATGGTAACTTTTTTAACTATCCTTTAGAGCTAAGTAACGCTTTATCAAATCTGGGAATTGTTAACAGCTTCCTAATGTTATTTAGCTATTTCCAAGCTAAAATTCTACCCCATCCAGTTGAAGAGAGTTTTGAAGAATGGGTGTGTAACCGCTTTGGTAAACGTTTATATCAAACTTTTTTTAAAACTTATACAGAAAAAGTATGGGGTATTCCCTGTACAGAAATTCGGGCAGATTGGGCGGCACAACGCATTCAAGGAATGTCATTAAAAAAAGCAATAGTTGATAGTTTAGTCAAGAATAACCAAACTAAATCCCTGATTAAAGAATTCTATTACCCAGAACTTGGTCCGGGTATGATGTGGGAGAAATGCCAAGAAATTATTACTAATAAGGGGGGAACGGTTCACCTCGATACCAAGGTAAATCAGATTTACCATCAAGATAATCGCATTCAAAAAATTACTGTTCAACAGGAAAGTAAAACTTTTGATTTACAAGCAGATTACTTTATCTCTAGTATGCCTGTAACTGCTTTGATATTAAGATTATATCCACCAGCACCAGCACCAGTTTTACAAGCAGCACGCAGTTTAAAATATCGAGATTTTTTAATTGTTGCTTTAATAATTGATCATGCAGATTTATTTCCCGATAACTGGATTTATATTCACAGCCCAGAGTTTAAAGTAGGACGGATTCAAAATTTCAAAAATTGGAGTCCTGCCATGGTTCCAGATAGCAGTAAAACCTGCTTGGGCATGGAATATTTTTGTTCTGAAGGTGATGAAATTTGGTCAATGTCTGATAATGATTTAATTAAACTTGCTAGTCAGGAAATTGTTGCTTTATCTCTGCTATCAAAGATTAATAAAAGTGAAGATGCTACAGTTATTAGACAAAAAAAAGCTTATCCTATTTATGATCAAGAATATCGCCAGCATTTGCAAGTTATTCAAGACTATTTAAAGATTTTTGATAATTTGCAAACTATTGGACGTAATGGGATGTACCGTTATAATAATCAAGATCATTCAATGTTAACGGGATTATTGGCAGCGAAAAATATTTTAGGAGAGAATCATAATTTATGGGAAGTAAATACAGAACATTCTTATTATGAAGACTTTACCAAACAGAATTTAAGCTAA
- a CDS encoding glycosyltransferase, whose amino-acid sequence MKPTQLSISVIIPVHNGGESFRQCLSSIGASISQPTEVIVVADGDTESGQVAADWGAKVINVKEKGGPAQARNLGAAAAQGEIIFFVDADVAIAPDTINQVRLAFAEDANLGAVIGSYDDAPGASNFLSQYKNLFHHYTHQNANEDAFTFWGACGAIRRDIFLAMGGFDKSYRRPCVEDIELGYRLKAAGYKIRLDKALQVKHLKRWGIVSLVKADVCDRALPWTQLILRQGQMPSDLNLGWSSRLSVILVYSLSLSLVACWWQWKLLIMTAVICALLVGINASVYRFFLNKRGIVFTLGVLPWHWFYYFYSGLAFVIGILSKGII is encoded by the coding sequence ATGAAGCCAACACAGCTATCAATTTCGGTGATTATTCCGGTTCACAATGGTGGTGAAAGTTTCCGCCAGTGTTTGTCAAGTATTGGCGCGTCTATTTCCCAGCCCACAGAAGTGATTGTGGTGGCGGATGGGGATACGGAATCTGGGCAAGTAGCAGCCGACTGGGGAGCTAAGGTAATTAATGTGAAGGAGAAAGGGGGACCAGCACAAGCCAGGAATTTAGGTGCGGCGGCGGCTCAAGGTGAGATAATTTTTTTTGTGGACGCTGATGTGGCGATCGCCCCAGATACCATCAATCAGGTAAGATTAGCTTTTGCAGAAGATGCAAATCTAGGGGCTGTGATTGGTTCCTATGATGATGCTCCGGGAGCAAGTAATTTTCTGTCTCAGTACAAAAATCTTTTTCATCATTATACCCATCAAAATGCCAATGAAGACGCTTTCACTTTTTGGGGTGCTTGCGGTGCAATTCGTCGTGATATCTTTTTAGCTATGGGTGGTTTTGATAAAAGTTATCGTCGTCCTTGTGTGGAAGACATTGAGTTAGGTTATCGACTTAAAGCAGCAGGTTACAAAATTCGACTAGACAAGGCTTTGCAAGTCAAACATTTGAAACGATGGGGAATAGTTTCTTTGGTGAAAGCTGATGTGTGCGATCGCGCCTTACCTTGGACACAATTAATACTGCGTCAAGGACAAATGCCTTCTGATTTGAATCTTGGTTGGTCAAGCCGACTAAGTGTAATTTTAGTTTACTCCTTGTCACTGAGTTTAGTTGCTTGTTGGTGGCAGTGGAAATTATTAATTATGACTGCTGTTATCTGTGCATTGCTTGTAGGGATTAATGCTTCTGTTTACCGATTTTTCTTGAATAAACGGGGTATTGTATTTACCTTGGGCGTATTACCTTGGCACTGGTTTTACTATTTTTACAGTGGTCTAGCCTTCGTGATTGGTATTTTGAGTAAAGGTATAATATAA
- a CDS encoding PRC-barrel domain-containing protein, with amino-acid sequence MTSEQIIRRSDILNTQVITRDNGKRLGVVNQLWVDIDQREVVALGLRDSLISISSLPRYMYLSTVNQIGDVILVDNEDAIEDIEVETLSNLINWEVITETGEVLGRVRGFKFNGETGKIQSIAIASLGLPQIPDQFLSTYEFSVDEIVSTGPSRLIVFEGAEERVNQLTVGVLERLGIGKAPWEREAEEEYGYTPRTVSPANQLPSGVPLQPPRTKVRAPEPVVEEEWTEDYVEEEIPQRQVMRARQYEPIQYEDDEEDNWSEASGRDRYQEPPARYESQPQPYSKPYADEYDDYDDLEGDAWEDAPKPVNIPKKVKERQPEYEEEGGY; translated from the coding sequence ATGACCTCTGAACAGATAATTAGGCGTTCCGACATATTAAACACCCAGGTGATTACTCGCGACAACGGCAAACGGCTCGGTGTCGTCAATCAGCTTTGGGTTGATATCGATCAAAGAGAGGTTGTGGCACTTGGCTTACGAGACAGCCTGATCTCTATTTCGAGTTTGCCACGATATATGTACCTCAGCACCGTCAACCAAATCGGTGATGTAATTCTCGTTGATAACGAAGATGCCATAGAAGACATCGAAGTTGAAACCTTAAGTAACCTGATTAACTGGGAAGTAATTACAGAAACAGGCGAAGTCTTAGGCAGAGTGCGGGGCTTCAAATTTAACGGCGAAACTGGTAAAATTCAGTCCATAGCGATCGCCTCTTTAGGATTACCCCAAATTCCCGATCAATTTCTCAGCACCTATGAGTTTTCGGTGGATGAAATCGTCAGCACTGGCCCCAGTCGCTTGATTGTCTTTGAAGGAGCCGAAGAACGAGTTAACCAATTAACAGTGGGTGTACTGGAACGCTTAGGCATAGGTAAAGCACCGTGGGAGAGAGAAGCCGAAGAAGAATACGGCTATACTCCGCGCACAGTGTCACCAGCCAATCAGCTACCCAGTGGAGTACCATTACAACCACCCAGAACTAAAGTCCGCGCTCCCGAACCCGTAGTGGAGGAAGAATGGACAGAAGACTATGTAGAAGAAGAAATTCCCCAGCGTCAAGTCATGCGGGCGCGACAATACGAACCCATTCAATACGAAGACGACGAGGAAGACAACTGGAGTGAAGCCAGTGGTAGGGATAGATATCAAGAGCCACCAGCCAGATATGAATCCCAACCCCAGCCTTACAGCAAGCCTTACGCCGACGAATACGACGACTACGACGATTTAGAAGGCGACGCTTGGGAAGATGCACCAAAACCAGTGAACATTCCCAAAAAAGTCAAAGAAAGACAGCCAGAATACGAAGAAGAAGGCGGATATTAA